The Paraburkholderia sp. D15 genome has a segment encoding these proteins:
- a CDS encoding lytic transglycosylase domain-containing protein — protein sequence MTRRASVVLLAGLTVTAITSVASTCRADCLDDAATYRHISTQLVRAIAQHESGMRANAVNVNSDGSEDIGLMQINSSWLPKLARYGIRREHLFNACVNAYVGTWILASNIREFGPTWKAVGAYNARSTGKQLVYANAIYRRLQRAGH from the coding sequence ATGACGCGCCGGGCGTCCGTTGTGCTGCTCGCTGGTCTCACCGTCACGGCAATCACGTCAGTTGCATCAACGTGTCGCGCCGACTGTCTCGACGACGCGGCGACGTATCGACATATCAGCACGCAGCTCGTGCGCGCGATCGCCCAGCACGAATCGGGCATGCGCGCGAACGCCGTGAACGTAAACAGCGATGGTTCCGAGGACATCGGGCTGATGCAGATCAATTCCTCGTGGCTGCCGAAACTCGCGCGTTACGGCATCCGGCGCGAGCACCTCTTCAATGCGTGCGTGAACGCCTACGTGGGCACCTGGATTCTCGCTTCGAACATCCGCGAGTTCGGACCGACCTGGAAAGCGGTCGGCGCGTACAACGCGCGCTCGACGGGCAAGCAGCTGGTCTACGCCAACGCCATTTACCGACGCCTGCAGCGGGCAGGGCACTGA
- a CDS encoding transglycosylase SLT domain-containing protein has product MCGAVGVAGVAGNAHAATIAAVISPVNYVLAGDRARELASLDGTPVFYCGLNAFAAWATPLVGRAVSSDPQHGMTIDIDSRTVALRQLLVEKGWLQPAHLDDDAQAAITEGRGGWACASARTPFDLMRTSVDAKVLAGIALNESGLNGRAWPWTLNVAGRGLFFRSREDAYQAIQVLIGAGRSDFDVGIMQINWGYHRQRFASPWDALAPATNIRVAEDILNENYRRTHSVAKAIAWYHSANPTPGQQYLQRFVRNLKQIDAGL; this is encoded by the coding sequence GTGTGCGGCGCTGTCGGCGTTGCCGGCGTCGCTGGCAACGCTCACGCCGCGACCATTGCAGCGGTGATCAGCCCGGTGAACTATGTCCTCGCCGGCGATCGCGCGCGCGAGCTCGCGTCGCTCGATGGCACCCCAGTCTTCTACTGCGGCCTCAACGCGTTCGCGGCCTGGGCGACGCCGCTCGTCGGGCGCGCTGTGTCGAGCGATCCTCAGCACGGCATGACCATCGACATCGACTCGCGAACCGTAGCGCTGCGCCAGCTACTCGTTGAAAAAGGCTGGTTGCAACCCGCGCATCTGGACGACGACGCTCAGGCCGCGATCACGGAAGGCCGGGGCGGATGGGCGTGTGCGAGCGCGCGCACGCCCTTCGACCTGATGCGTACCAGCGTCGACGCGAAGGTGCTCGCGGGCATCGCGCTCAACGAATCGGGACTGAACGGACGCGCGTGGCCGTGGACACTGAACGTCGCGGGGCGAGGCCTTTTTTTCCGCAGTCGCGAGGATGCCTACCAGGCGATCCAAGTTCTGATTGGCGCGGGGCGCAGCGACTTCGATGTCGGCATTATGCAGATCAACTGGGGCTATCACCGGCAACGCTTCGCGTCGCCGTGGGACGCGCTCGCGCCCGCGACCAACATCCGCGTCGCGGAAGACATCCTGAACGAGAACTACCGCCGCACGCACTCCGTTGCGAAGGCGATCGCCTGGTACCACAGCGCCAATCCCACGCCGGGGCAGCAGTACCTCCAGCGCTTCGTGCGCAACCTTAAACAGATCGACGCGGGCCTCTGA
- a CDS encoding TrbI/VirB10 family protein, translated as MANQNGQPTPDQATIVKGKSPRNALLGVGAIAALAIGAIGFYYQVKASNEAAEEQRLLKASKAADGVDKSNNTEDVDKIIADQQAAARRAEAIAKANAASTPRADVSKPSLSLDGFVNDQKVSKLSADAKEDAIYVSPIFRPGVKIKDQSAQASASGPAGLLTPQQMALQQAAAQQAAMGAANAQAAALAGKFGAQAAAAPVSSQARDNQFLSDAKTQSASGEGFLSAGFVGQSRGCTLTPPHHIPVLTIEALNSDRPGTASLVVDEDVYDSIRGDCLMIPKGTTITAPYASDIQPGQESILVAATEMRLPNGKQVPLYGAQGADTNGWTGFSGDVNNHFLKIYGTSFLTAILLRKFNGGDSSTTTGPLGVTQVGSTAGQVAATTAQSVLSRYQNIPPTITTDWGKRFMIKVNREIHLEPYRD; from the coding sequence ATGGCGAACCAGAACGGACAACCGACGCCGGATCAGGCCACGATCGTAAAGGGCAAATCACCGCGCAACGCGCTCCTGGGTGTCGGCGCAATCGCAGCACTCGCGATCGGCGCGATCGGCTTTTACTATCAGGTCAAGGCCAGTAACGAAGCCGCGGAGGAACAGCGGCTCCTCAAGGCATCGAAAGCGGCCGACGGGGTAGATAAATCCAACAACACCGAAGACGTCGACAAGATCATCGCCGACCAGCAGGCTGCGGCGCGCCGCGCGGAGGCAATAGCAAAGGCCAATGCTGCGTCTACGCCTAGAGCCGACGTGTCGAAGCCGTCGCTGTCGCTCGATGGATTCGTCAACGACCAGAAAGTCTCGAAGCTATCCGCCGATGCGAAGGAGGACGCGATCTATGTGTCACCGATTTTCCGGCCGGGTGTAAAGATCAAGGATCAGTCGGCGCAGGCGTCCGCTTCGGGACCCGCAGGTCTGCTTACGCCCCAGCAGATGGCGCTTCAGCAGGCGGCCGCGCAGCAGGCGGCAATGGGCGCGGCCAATGCGCAGGCGGCAGCGCTTGCCGGCAAGTTTGGCGCACAGGCCGCCGCCGCGCCCGTGTCGTCTCAGGCTCGCGATAACCAGTTTCTCAGCGATGCGAAAACGCAGTCCGCTTCGGGCGAAGGCTTTCTGAGCGCCGGGTTCGTCGGACAATCGCGCGGCTGCACGCTGACGCCGCCGCATCACATCCCCGTGCTCACCATCGAGGCGCTCAACTCGGACCGTCCCGGCACGGCATCGCTTGTCGTTGACGAAGATGTGTACGACAGCATCCGCGGCGATTGTTTGATGATCCCGAAGGGCACGACGATCACGGCGCCGTACGCGAGCGACATCCAGCCAGGGCAGGAAAGCATCCTCGTCGCTGCCACCGAAATGCGCCTGCCCAACGGCAAGCAGGTTCCGCTCTACGGGGCACAGGGCGCTGATACAAACGGATGGACAGGTTTCTCCGGCGACGTCAACAATCACTTCCTCAAGATCTACGGCACCTCGTTCCTCACGGCGATCCTTCTGCGTAAGTTCAACGGCGGCGACTCGTCGACGACGACGGGCCCGCTCGGTGTGACGCAGGTCGGCAGCACGGCGGGGCAGGTCGCGGCGACGACCGCGCAGTCCGTATTGAGCCGCTACCAGAACATCCCGCCGACGATCACCACCGACTGGGGCAAACGCTTCATGATCAAGGTGAACCGGGAAATTCATCTGGAGCCGTATCGTGATTAG
- a CDS encoding TrbG/VirB9 family P-type conjugative transfer protein: MTRSHHRLTSLAGAVACLLVCTSSFAAKSSVLPSAASQEIANLLGDPMSPVNPYNSGTDPITMPGDARMAVFPYSRDQIFKIMTAPLKTTTIELASGESLVADPALGDSVQWVVDTDGANHVFLKPTKPGLVNTMHLTTNQREYDMTLVSSPMGGLFYQTVRFRYPQSLMAKVRARQERDGGDGASAVDDGAGRSSTDSGPLGVSPDKLDFDYMVSGSAPFKPETVFDDGRFVWLRLPPGAPFAVPVVKDHGDVITPNFIRRGPYIVVQQMANEIVLRAGSDEVKVTRGRRGIFGF, translated from the coding sequence ATGACGCGCTCTCACCATCGACTCACTTCGCTGGCCGGCGCCGTTGCGTGTCTGCTTGTCTGCACTTCCTCGTTCGCGGCAAAGAGCAGCGTTTTGCCCTCGGCCGCCTCGCAGGAGATCGCGAATCTTCTCGGCGATCCGATGAGCCCGGTCAATCCATACAACAGCGGCACCGACCCGATCACGATGCCCGGCGATGCGCGCATGGCGGTCTTCCCATACAGCCGCGACCAGATCTTCAAGATCATGACGGCGCCCCTGAAGACCACCACGATCGAGCTCGCGTCAGGGGAATCTCTCGTCGCGGATCCGGCGCTGGGCGACTCGGTTCAGTGGGTTGTCGATACCGACGGCGCAAACCACGTTTTCTTGAAACCCACGAAGCCCGGGCTCGTCAACACGATGCACCTCACGACGAATCAGCGCGAGTACGACATGACGCTCGTCTCGTCACCGATGGGCGGCCTGTTCTATCAAACCGTGCGGTTCCGCTACCCGCAGTCACTGATGGCCAAGGTACGTGCGCGTCAGGAGCGCGATGGTGGCGATGGTGCGTCTGCGGTTGATGACGGGGCAGGGCGCTCGTCAACGGATTCCGGGCCGCTGGGTGTCTCACCCGACAAGCTCGATTTCGACTACATGGTGTCGGGCTCCGCGCCATTCAAACCCGAAACCGTTTTTGACGACGGCCGCTTCGTGTGGTTGCGCCTGCCGCCGGGCGCACCGTTTGCCGTACCCGTCGTGAAAGACCACGGCGACGTCATCACGCCAAACTTCATCCGTCGTGGTCCGTACATCGTCGTTCAGCAGATGGCCAACGAGATCGTGCTGCGCGCCGGCAGCGACGAGGTGAAAGTGACTCGCGGCCGCCGCGGCATCTTCGGGTTCTGA
- a CDS encoding type IV secretion system protein has product MRFLRSKKQIALSTAPGGYSQEDPEGIIFDRGTRLRVEANHWKLLCFVLAFIASGAVWTRQPPPSVVKAYGVSSDAGGHPVVSQLAAYKPEDQALRTSMKDSVERWFTIEPVLTDSLENSRMARNINAVKAQMVGNARNQFGAWLKEDAPFQAITTNPKLVREVRVTNVSLLEDSTAIVEFTTSTTDSPTAKPVVQKYALTWRYQIVPPAAEDALTSNPYGIFYPFTNLQKTS; this is encoded by the coding sequence ATGCGTTTCCTTCGAAGCAAAAAACAGATCGCGCTCTCGACCGCTCCCGGTGGTTACTCGCAAGAGGACCCCGAGGGCATCATTTTCGACCGTGGCACGCGCCTTCGCGTCGAAGCGAACCACTGGAAACTTTTGTGCTTCGTGCTGGCATTCATCGCGAGCGGCGCCGTATGGACCCGTCAGCCGCCGCCGTCCGTTGTCAAAGCCTATGGTGTTTCGTCGGACGCTGGTGGCCATCCGGTCGTGTCGCAACTCGCTGCGTACAAGCCCGAGGACCAGGCGCTGCGCACGTCCATGAAGGATTCGGTCGAACGCTGGTTCACCATCGAGCCGGTGTTGACCGACAGCCTCGAAAACTCCCGCATGGCGCGCAACATCAACGCGGTCAAGGCGCAGATGGTCGGCAACGCGCGCAACCAGTTCGGCGCGTGGCTCAAGGAGGATGCGCCTTTCCAGGCGATCACCACTAACCCGAAGCTCGTGCGCGAGGTTCGCGTCACCAATGTCTCGCTGCTTGAGGATTCGACGGCGATCGTTGAGTTCACTACGAGTACCACTGACAGCCCGACAGCGAAACCCGTTGTCCAGAAATACGCGCTGACCTGGCGATATCAGATTGTTCCTCCCGCTGCGGAAGATGCCCTGACGTCGAACCCGTACGGCATTTTCTATCCGTTTACCAACCTGCAGAAGACGTCATGA
- a CDS encoding RepB family plasmid replication initiator protein, protein MARKRVGDPADKQVSLFQASEPPDILRKAVQAIHIAPKSGKLGLQQRKMFSSLIKNAIKQDAVEPGRMSYSITIGALSQDSGLNSNNTQYVKETVNSLISTVVNWDYLAADKTAVWKASGLLAGAELQHAVLKYSFSDQIRGELLSPEIYALIDMRIAREFRRAHSLALWENTVRYEGVGLTAKIPLSKFRDLILGQDRSAQSYQEYKLFKSKVLMPCIREVNEISDHVLELVEHKAGRSVEAVQFKVTRKLDTELKDEPDGRNEALVDEVIKLGIPRSEARKMLAQYGDQRVRSALAYVANRSTKKNAAPVDNVAAYFRKALSHGYALPDTPTPKRKESAVPPQGRQAQVRDKYLVQKMSEVREYFRELEIDDQTGLIGRYNETVDAKNLKLSPPKKPSKLAETGFFRWLVLDTWGEPSADELLEFVLAAENSD, encoded by the coding sequence ATGGCACGGAAACGAGTCGGTGATCCCGCAGACAAACAGGTTTCATTGTTTCAAGCCAGCGAACCGCCGGACATTCTTCGGAAAGCGGTCCAAGCCATCCATATTGCGCCAAAGTCGGGCAAGCTCGGTTTGCAGCAGAGAAAGATGTTCAGCTCGCTGATCAAGAACGCTATCAAGCAAGACGCAGTTGAACCGGGTCGCATGAGCTATTCGATCACGATCGGTGCATTGTCCCAAGACAGCGGTTTGAACAGTAACAACACCCAGTACGTGAAGGAAACGGTCAATTCGCTAATTAGCACGGTTGTGAACTGGGACTATCTTGCTGCCGATAAGACGGCCGTTTGGAAGGCCTCAGGTTTGCTCGCTGGCGCAGAATTGCAGCACGCCGTTCTCAAATACAGTTTTTCCGATCAAATTCGCGGCGAGTTGCTCAGCCCTGAAATTTACGCACTGATCGACATGCGGATCGCGCGAGAGTTTCGGCGTGCGCATTCCTTGGCGCTCTGGGAAAACACGGTTCGTTATGAGGGCGTGGGACTAACAGCAAAGATTCCGCTGTCGAAGTTCCGAGATTTGATTCTTGGTCAGGACCGAAGCGCGCAGTCCTATCAGGAGTACAAGCTATTCAAGAGCAAGGTGCTGATGCCTTGCATACGCGAGGTCAACGAGATATCGGACCACGTCCTTGAGCTCGTCGAACATAAGGCTGGCCGTAGCGTTGAGGCTGTGCAGTTCAAGGTAACCAGGAAGTTGGACACCGAACTTAAAGACGAGCCCGACGGAAGAAACGAAGCGCTTGTGGATGAAGTTATTAAACTGGGAATTCCGCGCTCTGAGGCTCGAAAAATGCTTGCGCAGTACGGTGACCAGCGCGTGCGCTCAGCGTTAGCTTACGTAGCAAATCGCTCGACAAAGAAGAATGCGGCGCCTGTCGATAACGTTGCGGCGTATTTCAGAAAAGCGCTTTCGCACGGGTATGCCTTGCCCGACACGCCGACGCCCAAGCGGAAAGAGTCGGCGGTACCACCTCAAGGCAGACAGGCGCAAGTTCGTGACAAGTACCTTGTTCAAAAAATGTCCGAGGTGCGCGAGTATTTCAGAGAGCTGGAGATTGACGATCAGACGGGTTTGATTGGACGCTACAACGAGACCGTTGATGCGAAGAACCTCAAGCTTTCGCCGCCCAAAAAGCCTTCCAAACTTGCCGAGACGGGCTTTTTTCGCTGGCTAGTACTCGATACTTGGGGAGAGCCGAGCGCGGACGAACTCCTCGAATTCGTCCTCGCTGCCGAAAACTCGGACTAG
- a CDS encoding ParB/RepB/Spo0J family partition protein has translation MTNKNQASKAKLGLGASIRKGIANEKADVDGRLDATGVLHAKDQPTDQVGAAIEGNPLANTYGSRTNASAVLPRVRILLNELVSNPFNPREFYSPMAIDDLAVRLKREGQHVPITVTRNHRHPGKYVIVDGEFRFRAKKSLGEPSIDAEIVPDLSDQDLYLRASSINKNRTKQTVFDDAVAWIRLLSEGIFETQDALAESLGVSKALVSKTLLIGKLQKHYLQQMADADGIGLAHAYNVKLIFERVHVDVAESILERVVQGEMSVRRLEEYVKKLDGASPPRATKTHYSGNVTFHTADGRDVGALKRYRDGRTELKLTGLNEDQQTLLVTQLEGLVREFITSQLSKEALAEAPETVEQQSIASS, from the coding sequence ATGACAAACAAGAATCAAGCATCAAAAGCGAAACTGGGCTTGGGTGCGTCTATTCGCAAAGGTATTGCTAACGAGAAAGCAGATGTCGACGGCCGCCTTGATGCGACCGGCGTTCTGCACGCCAAAGATCAACCGACAGATCAGGTAGGGGCAGCTATAGAAGGGAACCCACTCGCCAACACGTATGGCAGCCGTACCAATGCCTCGGCAGTGTTGCCTCGAGTAAGAATTCTGTTGAATGAACTCGTTTCAAACCCATTTAACCCGCGCGAATTCTACAGCCCGATGGCGATCGATGATTTGGCTGTCCGTCTCAAGCGAGAAGGACAACACGTTCCGATCACGGTTACCCGCAATCATCGACATCCGGGCAAGTACGTCATTGTCGACGGAGAATTCCGCTTCCGCGCGAAAAAGAGTCTGGGCGAACCATCCATCGACGCAGAAATCGTCCCAGATCTAAGCGACCAAGATCTTTACCTTCGCGCCAGTAGTATTAACAAGAATCGAACCAAGCAGACTGTGTTCGATGACGCGGTGGCGTGGATTCGCCTGCTTTCGGAGGGCATATTTGAGACTCAGGATGCGCTAGCTGAAAGCCTTGGAGTCAGCAAAGCTCTAGTGTCCAAAACCCTGCTTATCGGCAAATTACAGAAGCACTATCTTCAGCAAATGGCTGACGCAGACGGCATTGGCCTTGCGCACGCGTACAACGTGAAGCTAATCTTCGAACGCGTCCATGTCGATGTAGCCGAGTCCATCCTTGAACGCGTCGTCCAGGGTGAGATGTCCGTGCGACGTCTCGAGGAATATGTGAAAAAACTGGATGGCGCTTCGCCGCCCCGGGCAACGAAGACACACTACAGTGGCAACGTTACTTTTCACACCGCCGACGGCCGTGACGTCGGCGCGCTCAAACGTTACCGCGACGGACGGACCGAGTTGAAACTGACCGGTCTAAACGAAGACCAGCAGACACTCCTCGTCACGCAACTGGAAGGATTAGTTCGCGAATTTATTACGTCGCAGTTGTCTAAAGAGGCGCTTGCGGAGGCTCCCGAAACTGTTGAACAACAGAGCATCGCCAGCTCATAG
- a CDS encoding ParA family protein, with protein MGIVIAVANQKGGSGKTTITLNLAGAYCDDEPDLRVLVVDADSQSSSVRATGAGEVPYPFTVVNLAAAGANLGREIKRMAQNFDLVIVDCPPSVHDKNTEIAIAASDFVLVPMDASALDAWSTTGMLQLVRRTIGSDPKSCGIVFNRVNTKTTGYAEVRAAMAEDNPYPILDSTIALREIYKTSIGVGATVFTVKGQRTAKQARDEITAVAREILAIKGLMEA; from the coding sequence ATGGGAATAGTCATTGCAGTCGCAAACCAGAAGGGTGGAAGCGGAAAAACTACGATTACCCTCAACCTCGCGGGTGCGTATTGCGATGACGAGCCGGACCTCCGCGTTCTCGTCGTTGATGCCGATTCGCAAAGCTCCTCAGTTCGAGCGACAGGGGCAGGGGAAGTCCCCTATCCATTCACAGTAGTCAATTTGGCTGCGGCAGGCGCGAATCTAGGGCGTGAAATCAAACGGATGGCTCAGAATTTCGATCTAGTCATCGTTGATTGTCCGCCCAGCGTGCACGACAAAAACACCGAGATCGCCATCGCTGCTTCAGACTTTGTGCTCGTTCCGATGGATGCATCCGCGCTCGACGCATGGAGCACCACCGGCATGCTTCAACTCGTGCGCAGAACGATCGGCAGCGATCCCAAGAGTTGCGGCATCGTGTTCAATCGCGTGAATACGAAAACTACAGGCTACGCCGAGGTGAGGGCCGCAATGGCAGAGGACAATCCGTATCCGATCCTTGATAGCACCATTGCTTTGCGCGAGATCTACAAGACGTCCATCGGCGTCGGAGCGACCGTCTTTACTGTGAAAGGGCAGCGCACAGCAAAGCAAGCTCGCGACGAAATTACCGCTGTGGCAAGAGAAATCCTAGCGATTAAGGGCTTGATGGAGGCGTGA